Proteins encoded within one genomic window of Mycobacteriales bacterium:
- a CDS encoding STAS domain-containing protein has translation MTPRGGSAHVVVSLDEAGRSVSISGWVAASTVAEVRQVLMAAAENGTGDLVVDLGGVERIDASGLGVLVGAHRLAMRQDRRLVLRSVPTRIERILAATRLNRVLTVEAAG, from the coding sequence GTGACCCCCCGAGGCGGGTCCGCTCACGTCGTCGTGTCACTCGACGAGGCGGGCAGGTCGGTGTCGATCTCCGGCTGGGTGGCCGCCTCGACCGTTGCTGAGGTGCGTCAGGTGCTGATGGCGGCCGCGGAGAACGGCACCGGCGACCTGGTCGTGGACCTCGGGGGCGTGGAGCGCATCGACGCCAGCGGCCTCGGGGTCCTCGTCGGAGCCCATCGTCTTGCGATGCGCCAGGACCGTCGTCTCGTGCTCCGCAGCGTCCCGACGCGCATCGAGCGGATACTCGCGGCGACCAGGCTCAACCGGGTGCTGACCGTCGAGGCGGCCGGATAG